The sequence ACTGGAATGTTCCGGCACCGCCTCGCTGCTGCTCGCGTTGACCACGCTGCACGAGCTGCAGCCGCAGCGCCGCCGCGTGGTGGTGCCGGCGTATACCTGCCCGCTGGTGGCGATCGCCGTGCAGCAGGCCGGGCTGGAACTGCAGCTGTGCGACCTCAAGCCCGGCCATTACGACATGGATCCGGTCGCGCTGCGCGCGGCCTGCGACGAACGCACGCTGGCGATCGTGCCCACCCACCTCGCCGGCCGCGTCGCCGACGTCGACGACGCGCTCGCCGTCGCACGCCAGCTCGGCGCGTACGTGATCGAGGATGCCGCGCAGGCGCTGGGGGCGCGCCGCGGCGACGCCAGCGTGGGGCTGGCCGGCGACGTGGGTTTCTTCAGCCTGGCCGCCGGCAAGGGCCTGTCGATCTACGAAGGCGGCCTGTTGCTGGCGCGCGACCCGGCGCTGCGCGAACGGCTGGCGCACACCGCCGCGCGCCTCGTGCCGCGCCGCGCCGGCTGGGAATGGCGGCGCAGCCTCGAACTGCTCGGCTACGCCGCGCTGTACCGGCCACGGGGCCTGCGCCTGGCCTACGGCGGTCCGCTGCGCCGCGCCTTGCGCCGCGGCGACCCGGTCGCCGCAGTGGGCGACGACTTTCCGCTGGCGATCCCGCTGCACCGCGTCGGCCGCTGGCGTCAGGCCGTCGGTGCCCATGCCGTGCCGCGACTGCCGGCATTTCTCGGCCAGCTGGCTACGCAAGCGCAACGTCACCTGTCGCGACTGCGCCGCATCGACGGCATCGAGGTGCTCGACGATCCCGCCGGTGCTCACGGCACCTGGCCGTTTCTGCTGTTGCTGCTGCCGGATCGGCAACGTCGCGATGCCGCGCTGGCGCAGCTGTGGTCGTCCGGCCTCGGCGTCAGCCGCCTGTTCATCCACGCCCTGCCCGACTACGCCTACCTCGCCCGCGTGGTTCCCGCCGCCGAGGTGCCGCACGCCCGCGACTTCGCCGCACGCACTCTCACCATCGGCAACAGTCCGTGGATGACCGATGCGGATGTCGAGGCGATCTGCGGCGTGCTGGAAGCGGTGTTGCGCTGACTACGCCGCGCGCGTTGCGATCGCCGCCAGCAGCTGCAGGTTCAGTGCGTGCTGCTGCGTCTGCCAGCCGGCGAGCTGCGCGGGATCGATTGCCGGCTGCGCATCCATCGCCGACAGGCGCCGTTTCCACCAGCTGCGGTAGCGGTAGTGCGAGACCTCGCCGTTGATGTCGCTGCCGACCAGGCCATGGCGCAGGCTGTCGATCAGCGCCAGCGCGTGCGGCAGCAGCAGGCGGCCCTGGTCCCAGTTCGTCCGTGCCACTTCGGCGGCAAACACATCCTTGTCGATCGACAGGTAGCTCGGCGCCGTCTGCGTGCGCTGGCATTCGATGAACGCATCGACCATCGCCTCGGCCGAGTCGAAACCACGGAACGCCCGCGCCAGGCCAAGCCGGCGCGCCCAGCGCGTGTCGACGCCCATGCTCCAGTAGGTCAGCTTGTGCCTGAGCAGCGGCGTGAGGTAGTTCTCCCACGCATGGCCACCACCGATGTCGCCGGAGGTGATGCCGAGCACATGCACCTGGCTGACCTGCGGCAACATCGCCACCTTGCGTACCCACGAGCCGCAATGCACGCCGAACGGGAAGCGCATGTTGTCCGGATGGTTGTCCAGCACCACCACCTGGAACGGCGTGGCCGGTCGCAGGCGCGCGATCAGCGGCCAGCTGAGGTGGTGGAAGTCGCCGCTGCCGGTGAACACGGTGCCATGGCGTTCCGGCAGCAGCTGGTCCAGCATCGTGCCGAAGCGCCGCATCGTCGCCAGCGAGCAGCCGAAGCGGATCGACTCCTGCCAGTGCTCCAGCGGCAGCACCAGGCGGTCCGGCAGCGGCCCGACCGAGCGGTCGATGTCGAGCACCACGGGACGGTTCGCGAGGTCATTCATCGGCGGCTTCCGCGGCCGTCTGCCAGTGGCGGTCGCTCTCGAAATGGCTGCCCAGACGGCGCAGCAGCGCGCGCAGCAGGGGGTTGCGGGCGTACACCGCATGACGGGTGAAGGTCATGCGGGCGCCGAGGAAGGATTTCACCTCGGGGTCGGTCCAGCCGGCCACGTAGTGGCTCAGGCCACGCTCGCGCGCGTAGCCGAGGTTGTGCATCCAGCTCACGAAGTAGAGGTTGTGTTCGCGCGCCGCCGGGTAGGCGAAGCCGATGTACTTGTCGATCAGCTTGCCACCGTGCTCGTAGCAGAGGTTCCAGCCGATCATCTCCCCTTCGTGGCGGTAGACGAACACCACGCCGCCGCTGGCCGCGTCCTGCAGCAACAGGCGGAAGAAGGCCGGACTCAGGCGGTCGAAGTGGATCGTGCTTTGTACGTACACGTTGTCGAACAGCGCGTAGAGCGCCGCCAGCGTCGTCTCGTCGCCGAAGCAGGCGTCGCCGGTGCGCAGCGTCTCGATCGCCAGCCCGGCGCGCGAGCGCAGCTTGCGCCGGATATTCTTGCGCCGGCCGGACGACAGCCGGGCCAGGTACTCGTCGTCCGAGCCGAAGTCGATCGGCACCCAGGCCAGTGCCTGGCCTTCCAGCAGCACGAAACCCTCGGCTTCGCAGGCTGCGGCGAAGGCGCGCGCGTGGGCGTTCGCCGCGTCGTCCAGCAGCGGCGAATCCTGCGCGATGTCCTTCACGATCAGCAACCGGCACTCGCTGCCGAAAGCCGTTTTCAGCCCATGCGCCAGCGCCACCGGCGCTACCTGCGGCGGCAGCGGCGCGTACTCGGTCACGGTGGTACCGGCGAAGCGGGTGCGCCAGCGCAGCAGCCGGCTCCAGTGGCGATACAGCGGCAGCGCGGCCACCCGCCGGCGCAGCGCGTCGTCGGCCGTGGTCAGCAGGTCGAACGGCGCCACGAAGGCCGGCATGCCCTGCGGCGAATGGTCCACCGCGAAACCGAGCGGCGGCTCGACCATGAACGCCGCAAGCAGCGCGTCCGGCTCCAGTTGCGAAATGAAAGGCATGAGTAAGCGAGTTTGCCTAGACTTGTGTCAGCTAGCCTGCGTGAGGCACCTTGCGCCAGCCTTCCATTGTTGCCTGCCATCAAGGACCCTGTCATGACCGCAACGACCCAGCAGCAAGTCTTCGAGATCATCGCCACGCAGGCCAAGATCGACGCGGCGACGATCAAGCCCGAATCCACCCTGAAGGACCTCGGTATCGCTTCGCTGGAGGCGATCGAGCTGATCTTCGACATCGAAGAGCACTTCGACATCACCTTCCCCGACCAGCAGGGCGCCAACTTCGACAGCGACACCGCGCAGAGCCTGGTCGACGCAGTGGACAAGGCGCTGGCCGACAAGGCTGCCGCCGGCGAGGGAGCGAACTGATGCAGAGCCTGCCGCTGCGCCGCGTGGTGATCACCGGCATGGGCGCAATCAGCCCGCTCGGCGTCGGTGCCGCGGCGCTGTGGCAAGGCCTGTGCGAAGGGCGCAGCGCGATTGGCCCGCTGCGCCACCCCGACGCCGAACGATTGCGCGTAAAGGTCGCCGCGCAGGTGCCGGCCAGCTTCGACCCGGCGGCGGACATCGACGAACGCACCCTGCCGATGCTCGACCGCACCTCGGAATTTGCGCTGCACGCGGCGCGTGAAGCGGTCGCTCAATCCGGGGTGGATTTCGCCAACCACGGACTCGGACTGCGCACCGCGGTGATCGTCGGCACCGGCGTGGGTGGCGAGACCACCCAGGACGAGCAGAGTCGGCGGCTGTACGCGGAGAATTCCAACCGCGCGCATCCGCTCACCATCGTGCGGCTGATGACCAACGCCTCGGCCAGCCAGATCAGCATCGCGTACGGTTTGCGCGGCCCCACCTTCGCGGTCGCCAGCGCCTGCGCCTCGGCCAACCACGCGATCATCCAGGCCGCACAAATGATCCGCTACGGCATGGCTGACGCCGCCATCACCGGCGGCACCGAGGCCTGCCTCACCTACGGCGCGCTGCGTGCGTGGGAAGCGATGCGCGTGCTGGCCGACGACACCTGTCGCCCGTTCAGCGCCAACCGGCGCGGCCTGGTGCTCGGCGAAGGCGCGGCCATCTTCGTGCTGGAATCCATGGAGCATGCGCAGGCGCGCGGCGCCACCATCCTCGCCGAACTGGCCGGCTGCGGCATGACCGCCGACGCCACCGACATCGTGATGCCCAGCGCGGAAGGCTCGTCCGCCGCGATGCGCCAGGCGCTGGACGACGCCGGCCTGGCGCCGCAGGACGTCGACTACATCAACGCCCACGGCACCGGTACCCAGGCCAACGACGCCACCGAGACGAAGGCGATCCGTCTCGCCTTCGGCGCGCACGCCGACCGCCTCGCGGTGTCCTCCACCAAGTCCATGCACGGCCACGCCCTGGGCGCCTCCGGCGCACTGGAACTGGTCGCCGCGATCGGTGCCCTGCGCGACAACGTGGTGCCGCCCACCGCGAACCTCGACAAGATCGACCCCGCCTGCGACCTCGACTACGTGCCGAACACCGCGCGCGAGATGCCGGTGCGGGCGGTGCTCAGCAACTCGTTCGCGTTCGGCGGGTTGAACGCGGTGCTGGCGTTGAAGCGGGCGCCCTGAGCGGGAACGCCTCAAGCAGCCCGCCTCTCACCCGTCATTCCTGCGAAGGCAGGAATCGCACTTCACCCGTCGCGCAAGACGACGCATGCCTTGTAGAAGCGCGCTTGTGCGCGATGCTCTCGGGGCATTCAGAGCGAAGAGCTTTCGTCTGCCTTCGGCAGCCGAGTTACTTTCTCTTTGCGTGGCCACGCATGCGCAGGAGCGCATGTGAACGGCGAAGCCGGCCCGAAGGGCGGAGGGCAGGATGCCCGGAGTGTCGACCCCGACTCACCACCGCACAGGGGCCCCCGGTAGAGCAGCGGGCCATCCTGGCCCGCACTTTCAGAAAAAGCCGGAGCAAAGCCAAAGCACCGCGCGCGGCCTGTCATGTCCCTTCACAAGGGCAAGAGTTACAGAGCCAATTGCTGATCGACCGCTTGAATCCAAGACCCGAAGCGGACGTTCACGGACCCGGCTCGCCGTCCGGCTATACGCTTGGTTGTGAGCCGGACTCGGCGAAGATAAGCTCCCTTCAGAACAAGGGGTTGCGTCAGAATTTCTTGGCGCGATCGCGCATGTATAACCGGGCTCACGGGTCCGCCTATTCAGTAGTTAGAGGTCGAAAACATGAAGCCACAAGAGCTCATGACACTTGCGCTACGAGTGTTGGCCGTTTTCGTAGCTTCGCAGGCCTTTGAATACCTAGCTGACGCTGCCGCCTTCGTGGTTATGCCGATGCAAAATGAGGTCGGCATGCCGTTCTCAATCATCGCCATAATTTCGTTGTTCGGGCCGGCATTCGCGGCAATCGTCATCTGGTGGTGTGCACCTCACCTCGCGAGGCTGGCGGCGCGGGGCATCAGCGATGAACCCGTGGCCCACGTAAACGTCCAGTCAGTTGTCAACGCAACATTCGTCGCCGCAGGCACGCTCATCTTCGTCTTTGCGTTTCCGGCGTTGGTCGCTACGGCTATTCGTGCGTTTGGCACGCCTTCGCTATCCATAGTCGCCTCGCTGGTATCAAGTGTTTTACGGTGCCTGCTCGGTGTTGTTCTTGTTTTTGGCTCTCGGGCTACGTCGAAGCTTCTGCTTCGGCTCCGTTACGCTGGCACCGGTGGTCGCAGCCTCTAACCATTCGTTCAAGGCGGACGGCTACGCCGCCGCTTAACTCCAGCGTTAGAACGGCTAGGGGAACTACAC is a genomic window of Rhodanobacter thiooxydans containing:
- a CDS encoding DegT/DnrJ/EryC1/StrS family aminotransferase; amino-acid sequence: MLPRRRHELPPTAGLPLQLGDLRPGPATLADDVAALLGTPPLQLECSGTASLLLALTTLHELQPQRRRVVVPAYTCPLVAIAVQQAGLELQLCDLKPGHYDMDPVALRAACDERTLAIVPTHLAGRVADVDDALAVARQLGAYVIEDAAQALGARRGDASVGLAGDVGFFSLAAGKGLSIYEGGLLLARDPALRERLAHTAARLVPRRAGWEWRRSLELLGYAALYRPRGLRLAYGGPLRRALRRGDPVAAVGDDFPLAIPLHRVGRWRQAVGAHAVPRLPAFLGQLATQAQRHLSRLRRIDGIEVLDDPAGAHGTWPFLLLLLPDRQRRDAALAQLWSSGLGVSRLFIHALPDYAYLARVVPAAEVPHARDFAARTLTIGNSPWMTDADVEAICGVLEAVLR
- a CDS encoding arginase family protein; the encoded protein is MNDLANRPVVLDIDRSVGPLPDRLVLPLEHWQESIRFGCSLATMRRFGTMLDQLLPERHGTVFTGSGDFHHLSWPLIARLRPATPFQVVVLDNHPDNMRFPFGVHCGSWVRKVAMLPQVSQVHVLGITSGDIGGGHAWENYLTPLLRHKLTYWSMGVDTRWARRLGLARAFRGFDSAEAMVDAFIECQRTQTAPSYLSIDKDVFAAEVARTNWDQGRLLLPHALALIDSLRHGLVGSDINGEVSHYRYRSWWKRRLSAMDAQPAIDPAQLAGWQTQQHALNLQLLAAIATRAA
- a CDS encoding GNAT family N-acetyltransferase yields the protein MPFISQLEPDALLAAFMVEPPLGFAVDHSPQGMPAFVAPFDLLTTADDALRRRVAALPLYRHWSRLLRWRTRFAGTTVTEYAPLPPQVAPVALAHGLKTAFGSECRLLIVKDIAQDSPLLDDAANAHARAFAAACEAEGFVLLEGQALAWVPIDFGSDDEYLARLSSGRRKNIRRKLRSRAGLAIETLRTGDACFGDETTLAALYALFDNVYVQSTIHFDRLSPAFFRLLLQDAASGGVVFVYRHEGEMIGWNLCYEHGGKLIDKYIGFAYPAAREHNLYFVSWMHNLGYARERGLSHYVAGWTDPEVKSFLGARMTFTRHAVYARNPLLRALLRRLGSHFESDRHWQTAAEAADE
- a CDS encoding phosphopantetheine-binding protein, translated to MTATTQQQVFEIIATQAKIDAATIKPESTLKDLGIASLEAIELIFDIEEHFDITFPDQQGANFDSDTAQSLVDAVDKALADKAAAGEGAN
- a CDS encoding beta-ketoacyl-[acyl-carrier-protein] synthase family protein gives rise to the protein MQSLPLRRVVITGMGAISPLGVGAAALWQGLCEGRSAIGPLRHPDAERLRVKVAAQVPASFDPAADIDERTLPMLDRTSEFALHAAREAVAQSGVDFANHGLGLRTAVIVGTGVGGETTQDEQSRRLYAENSNRAHPLTIVRLMTNASASQISIAYGLRGPTFAVASACASANHAIIQAAQMIRYGMADAAITGGTEACLTYGALRAWEAMRVLADDTCRPFSANRRGLVLGEGAAIFVLESMEHAQARGATILAELAGCGMTADATDIVMPSAEGSSAAMRQALDDAGLAPQDVDYINAHGTGTQANDATETKAIRLAFGAHADRLAVSSTKSMHGHALGASGALELVAAIGALRDNVVPPTANLDKIDPACDLDYVPNTAREMPVRAVLSNSFAFGGLNAVLALKRAP